From the genome of Halobacterium sp. R2-5:
GAAGCTCTCCGGCGAGTACCGGAACGTGGACGCCTCGTTCTTCGACCGCGAGCCGAACCCGACGCTCGGGAGCACGCTCACGGAGGACGAGATCGCGGAGGCCGCCCACGACGCGACTGGGAAGTTCAAGCGCTTCCAGCACGACGTCGAGGACGGCGTCAGCCCGCGCTCGATTCCCGGCCAGAAGGGCGGACGCTTCCTCGCGACGGGCAACGAGCACTGGCCGACCGGCCACATCGCGGAGGACCCGGACAACCGGACCGCGCAGATGGACCGGCGCGTCCAGAAGGTCGACGCCATCCGCGACGACCTCGACGAGCGCGACCAGCAGGTCGTCTACGGCGACGAGGACGCGGACTTCGGCCTCATCGTCTGGGGCAGCCAGCAGGGCACCGTCGAGGAGGCGGTCCGGCGGCTGAACGACGACGGGAACAGCGTGAAGGCGCTGGGCGTCAGCGACCTCTCCCCGTTCCCGGCCGAGCGCGTCCGGGAGTTCGTCGAGAGCGTCGACGAGGCCATCGTCGTGGAGATGTCCGTGACGAAGCAGTTCCGCGGCCTCATCCAGAAGGAGGTCGGGGACTTCGGCGGGAAGCTCTCCAGCCTCCTGAAGTACAACGGCAATCCGTTCGAGCCCGCGGAGATCGTCGAAGCGGTCGAGCTCGAACAGAACGGCGGCGGCGAACCGACCGCCCAGACCACCCTCGAACCCGCGGCAGGTGACTAACCCATGAGCAAGGCATTCAGCGCGATCGGAGAGGATAGGGAGGTCGAACGGGACGAGTTCACGCCCGGCGTCGAGCCGCAGCCGACGTGGTGTCCGGGCTGTGGCGACTTCGGCGTCCTGAAGGCGCTGAAGGGCGCGATGGCGGAGCTCGGCAAGGACCCCGAGGAGGTCCTGCTGTGCACCGGCATCGGCTGCTCGGGGAAGCTCAACAGCTACTTCGAGAGCTACGGCTTCCACACGATTCACGGTCGCTCGCTGCCCGTGGCCCGCGCCGCGAAGCTCGCCAACGACGACCTCGAGGTCGTCGCGGCGGGCGGCGACGGCGACGGCTACGGCATCGGCGGGAACCACTTCACGCACACCGCCCGCGAGAACCACGACATGACCTACATCGTGTTCAACAACGAGATCTTCGGCCTGACGAAGGGCCAGACGTCCCCGACGTCGCCGAAGGGTCACAAGTCGAAGACTCAGCCTCACGGGAACGCGAAGGACCCGGTTCGGCCGCTCTCGATGAGCCTGTCGGCGGGCGCGTCCTACATCGCCCGCACGGCGGCCGTGAACCCGAACCAGGCCCAGGAGATCCTCGTCGAGGCCATGGAGCACGACGGCTTCTCGCACGTCGACTTCCTCACGCAGTGCCCGACGTGGAACAAGGACGCCAAGCAGTACGTCCCGTACGTCGACGTGCAGGACAGCGACGACTACGACTTCGACGTCACTGACCGTCGCGAGGCCGCCGACATGATGTACGAGACGGAGAACGCCCTCCACGAGGGCACCGTCCTCACCGGCCGGTACTACAAGGAGGAGGACCGGAACTCCTACCAGCAGGAGAAACGCTCTCGCGGCGACATGCCCGAAGAGCCGCTCGCCGAGCGGTACTTCGACGACGACTACGAGTGGGAGCGCTCGTACGACCTCATCGAACGCCACAAGTAACCTCTCGGCCCGCTAATCGCCCATTTTTGCGGTAGTGCCGTCGTCCCTCCCAGTAGTAACGCCGGCCGTGGGACGTCGAACAGCGACGCCGATACCAGGTCGTTTGCGCGCTCGACGTGTCGCTTCGCGAGCACGCCACGCGACTTTCCCGTTCGGAAGATATTTTTTCACAGGCGCCAAAATGAGGGGTGTGAGCACCGAATCGACGGAAGACCGAATCCTCGCCGCGCTCGAGGAG
Proteins encoded in this window:
- a CDS encoding thiamine pyrophosphate-dependent enzyme yields the protein MSKAFSAIGEDREVERDEFTPGVEPQPTWCPGCGDFGVLKALKGAMAELGKDPEEVLLCTGIGCSGKLNSYFESYGFHTIHGRSLPVARAAKLANDDLEVVAAGGDGDGYGIGGNHFTHTARENHDMTYIVFNNEIFGLTKGQTSPTSPKGHKSKTQPHGNAKDPVRPLSMSLSAGASYIARTAAVNPNQAQEILVEAMEHDGFSHVDFLTQCPTWNKDAKQYVPYVDVQDSDDYDFDVTDRREAADMMYETENALHEGTVLTGRYYKEEDRNSYQQEKRSRGDMPEEPLAERYFDDDYEWERSYDLIERHK